One region of Bombus affinis isolate iyBomAffi1 chromosome 3, iyBomAffi1.2, whole genome shotgun sequence genomic DNA includes:
- the LOC126914607 gene encoding ubiquitin-conjugating enzyme E2 J1-like encodes MSFEGKYNAKSPAVKRLMREAQELHEATEEYCASPLEDNLFEWHFTVQGPPSTDFEGGVYHGRILLPPEYPMKPPNIILLTPNGRFETNKKICLSISGHHPETWQPSWSIRTALLALIAFMPTPGNGTIGSLDYSKEERQKLAKKSLNWQCDTCGKVVDLLSKNTVKKPITVEEQTMLNTIALKADDSPTSDTSLLVNSDSVSENQLRQRSIEPITNENQDRQQSDVIVNQQVETMSSSNDLFWSILIASLVSAIILLVLRRLFLV; translated from the exons ATGTCATTCGAAGGGAAATACAACGCAAAAAGTCCCG CTGTGAAAAGATTAATGAGAGAGGCCCAAGAGCTTCACGAAGCTACGGAAGAATATTGTGCATCTCCTTTAGAAGATAATCTTTTTGAGTGGCATTTTACTGTGCAAGGACCACCATCCACAGACTTTGAAGGTGGTGTTTATCATGGCAGAATTTTATTGCCACCGGAATATCCTATGAAACCTCCAAATATCATATTATTAACA CCCAATGGCCGTTTTGAAACCAATAAAAAGATTTGCTTAAGCATTTCTGGACATCATCCGGAAACATGGCAGCCTTCATGGAGCATCAGAACAGCTTTATTGGCTTTAATTGCTTTTATGCCAACACCAGGAAATGGGACAATCGGATCTTTAGACTATAGTAAAGAGGAAAGGCAAAAACTTGCAAAAAA ATCACTAAACTGGCAATGCGATACTTGTGGGAAAGTTGTTGATTTATTGTCAAAGAACACAGTTAAAAAACCTATTACAGTAGAAGAACAAACTATGTTAAACACAATAGCATTAAAG GCTGATGACTCACCAACATCAGACACATCTCTTTTAGTCAATTCAGATAGCGTTTCAGAAAATCAATTGAGACAACGTAGCATCGAGCCGATTACTAATGAGAATCAAGATCGACAGCAATCGGATGTCATAGTAAATCAACAGGTGGAAACAATGTCATCTTCGAACGATTTATTCTGGAGCATCCTGATCGCTTCCTTGGTGTCAGCGATAATTCTACTTGTTTTGCGACGGCTATTTCTCGTTTAA
- the LOC126914610 gene encoding uncharacterized protein LOC126914610, with the protein MGACFGRCISKVTDSLSYRFYQRHTSMSYQGDEQVEFIDDKGDADQPRGSKTLLSFLSLNRFKKKHGVPVTLELLEDGAWSKGTNKYARLNSRNDASTSSGLDTPLQILDARTLMKQQTCVSSTPGSSLDLEWEHEGMPLPVIDNEKVESTDGSITQTSVNNSQPSSLTASPWSRVSTPNSLEWDPVEADMVCVDLETEQLLTEIERLTDRALKETGEWTNAS; encoded by the exons ATGGGGGCCTGTTTCGGCCGCTGCATTTCCAAAGTTACAGACTCCTTATCGTACAG GTTTTATCAAAGACACACCAGTATGTCCTACCAAGGAGACGAACAAGTTGAG TTTATAGATGACAAAGGAGATGCAGACCAACCTAGAGGATCAAAAAC CCTGTTATCGTTTCTCTCCTTAAACCGGTTCAAG aaaaaacatGGGGTTCCTGTAACATTGGAATTATTGGAAGATGGAGCATGGTCAAAGGGTACTAATAAATATGCCAGATTAAACTCTAGGAATGATGCTTCTACAAG ttCTGGTCTAGATACTCCACTTCAAATTCTTGATGCAAGAACATTAATGAAGCAACAAACATGCGTTTCTTCCACTCCTGGCTCATCATTAGATTTGGAATGGGAACATGAAG GAATGCCTCTGCCAGTTATAGACAATGAAAAAGTTGAGAGTACAGATGGTTCTATAACTCAAACATCAGTAAATAATAGCCAACCCTCTAGCTTGACAGCATCTCCTTGGTCTAGGGTGTCGACACCAAATAGTTTAGAATGGGATCCGGTAGAAGCCGATATGGTATGTGTTGATTTAGAGACTGAACAGCTTTTGACTGAAATAGAAAGATTAACAGATAGAGCATTAAAGGAAACAGGAGAATGGACTAATGCTAGTTGA
- the LOC126914583 gene encoding bis(5'-adenosyl)-triphosphatase enpp4-like isoform X1, producing MFTMNSVTIFTSLLVMLLSVKHGLLISQHPKLLVISYDAFRYDYFDRTPFMNKLKHEGTYADYMMNIFVTKTFPNHHTMATGLYAETHGVVDNEFYDPASGNTTKYSYNLYHYDNRILPIWTVNQKAGAQRRSGTMMWPGGIYEYQGISPTFAQNFNETVPWEERIDTLISWFVHPIHPINFGILYIEEPDYHGHVIGIKGPQFNDILRKLDNITRYLHNKIEYHGLHDLNVVHLSDHGMATVKLDRIIDLTKYINSTDYKFVGTSPGLHIFPNPGKEEIIYQKLKQAALKSKTFRVFKRNEIPKKYHYGNNTRVGPIFVIAEIGYAFQNLLDNIEYYKKKFNITVTSDSEFGLHGYDNEAIEMHPFFFANGPAFMPKCKLEPFNNLDLFPLFCKILDLQCPIGNGTISHLTKCLKKHQQDITVIAYRLIFVATTISMTLVVIIGAIIMFYMRKRRVGAKSYRRILEDLEAQYHWDENHDIENDTCKLNNFPDLFVISCYAKNRLSHAYKGNIKYRKTLFHCR from the exons ATGTTCACTATGAATTCTGTAACCATATTTACTTCGTTACTTGTTATGTTACTTAGTGTGAAGCATGGATTATTGATATCGCAACATCCAAAGTTGTTAGTAATATCATATGATGCATTCAG GTATGACTATTTTGACAGAACACCATTTATGAATAAACTGAAACATGAAGGCACATATGCGGATTACATGATGAATATTTTTGTCACAAAAACATTTCCTAATCATCATACAATGGCCACAGGATTGTATGCAGAAACACATGGAGTTGTGGATAATGAATTTTATGATCCTGCTTCAGGAAatacaacaaaatattcatataaTTTGTATCATTATGATAATAGAATTCTTCCTATTTGG ACTGTTAACCAAAAGGCTGGTGCACAAAGAAGAAGTGGCACAATGATGTGGCCTGGTGGCATTTATGAATATCAAGGAATCTCCCCTACGTTTGCTCAG AATTTTAATGAGACTGTACCTTGGGAAGAAAGAATTGATACCTTGATATCATGGTTTGTACATCCTATACATCCAATAAATTTTGGAATATTATACATTGAAGAGCCAGATTATCATGGTCATGTGATTGGAATAAAAGGACCTCAATTTAATGATATTCTTAGGAAGTTAGATAATATAACTAGATATCTTCACAATAAGATAGAATACCATGGTTTACATGATCTTAATGTTGTTCATTTGAGTGATCATGGAATGGCAACTGTTAAGTTAGACAGGATAATAGATCTAACAAAGTATATTAACAGCACTGATTACAAATTTGTGGGTACTTCACCAGGATTACACATTTTCCCTAATCCTG gcaaagaagaaataatttatcAGAAATTAAAGCAAGCAGCATTGAAATCGAAGACGTTTAGAGTTTTCAAAAGGAATGAAATTCCGAAAAAATATCACTATGGAAATAATACGCGTGTTGGTCCTATCTTTGTCATTGCTGAAATTGGATATGCATTTCAAAATCTCCTTGATAACATagaatattataagaaaaagtTCAATATTACAG TAACCAGTGATTCAGAATTTGGTCTTCATGGCTACGATAATGAGGCTATAGAAATGCATCCTTTCTTCTTCGCAAATGGTCCTGCATTTATGCCTAAGTGCAAACTCGAACCTTTTAATAATCTAGATTTATTTCCGCTATTTTGTAAAATACTCGATCTACAATGTCCCATAGGGAATGGTACTATATCACATCTAACCAAGTGCCTTAAGAAACATCAACAGGATATCACAGTGATCGCGTATCGACTGATAT TTGTAGCCACTACAATATCTATGACACTGGTAGTAATTATAGGAGCAATAATAATGTTCTATATGAGGAAACGGCGAGTAGGAGCAAAAAGTTACAG AAGAATACTGGAAGATTTGGAAGCACAGTACCATTGGGATGAAAATCACGATATTGAAAATGATACTTGCAA ATTAAACAATTTTCCAGATTTATTCGTAATTTCTTGCTACGCGAAGAATAGACTTTCACATGCATATAAAGGAAATATTAAGTATAGGAAAACTCTTTTTCATTGTAGGTGA
- the LOC126914583 gene encoding ectonucleotide pyrophosphatase/phosphodiesterase family member 5-like isoform X2, producing MFTMNSVTIFTSLLVMLLSVKHGLLISQHPKLLVISYDAFRYDYFDRTPFMNKLKHEGTYADYMMNIFVTKTFPNHHTMATGLYAETHGVVDNEFYDPASGNTTKYSYNLYHYDNRILPIWTVNQKAGAQRRSGTMMWPGGIYEYQGISPTFAQNFNETVPWEERIDTLISWFVHPIHPINFGILYIEEPDYHGHVIGIKGPQFNDILRKLDNITRYLHNKIEYHGLHDLNVVHLSDHGMATVKLDRIIDLTKYINSTDYKFVGTSPGLHIFPNPGKEEIIYQKLKQAALKSKTFRVFKRNEIPKKYHYGNNTRVGPIFVIAEIGYAFQNLLDNIEYYKKKFNITVTSDSEFGLHGYDNEAIEMHPFFFANGPAFMPKCKLEPFNNLDLFPLFCKILDLQCPIGNGTISHLTKCLKKHQQDITVIAYRLIFVATTISMTLVVIIGAIIMFYMRKRRVGAKSYRRYYPVDG from the exons ATGTTCACTATGAATTCTGTAACCATATTTACTTCGTTACTTGTTATGTTACTTAGTGTGAAGCATGGATTATTGATATCGCAACATCCAAAGTTGTTAGTAATATCATATGATGCATTCAG GTATGACTATTTTGACAGAACACCATTTATGAATAAACTGAAACATGAAGGCACATATGCGGATTACATGATGAATATTTTTGTCACAAAAACATTTCCTAATCATCATACAATGGCCACAGGATTGTATGCAGAAACACATGGAGTTGTGGATAATGAATTTTATGATCCTGCTTCAGGAAatacaacaaaatattcatataaTTTGTATCATTATGATAATAGAATTCTTCCTATTTGG ACTGTTAACCAAAAGGCTGGTGCACAAAGAAGAAGTGGCACAATGATGTGGCCTGGTGGCATTTATGAATATCAAGGAATCTCCCCTACGTTTGCTCAG AATTTTAATGAGACTGTACCTTGGGAAGAAAGAATTGATACCTTGATATCATGGTTTGTACATCCTATACATCCAATAAATTTTGGAATATTATACATTGAAGAGCCAGATTATCATGGTCATGTGATTGGAATAAAAGGACCTCAATTTAATGATATTCTTAGGAAGTTAGATAATATAACTAGATATCTTCACAATAAGATAGAATACCATGGTTTACATGATCTTAATGTTGTTCATTTGAGTGATCATGGAATGGCAACTGTTAAGTTAGACAGGATAATAGATCTAACAAAGTATATTAACAGCACTGATTACAAATTTGTGGGTACTTCACCAGGATTACACATTTTCCCTAATCCTG gcaaagaagaaataatttatcAGAAATTAAAGCAAGCAGCATTGAAATCGAAGACGTTTAGAGTTTTCAAAAGGAATGAAATTCCGAAAAAATATCACTATGGAAATAATACGCGTGTTGGTCCTATCTTTGTCATTGCTGAAATTGGATATGCATTTCAAAATCTCCTTGATAACATagaatattataagaaaaagtTCAATATTACAG TAACCAGTGATTCAGAATTTGGTCTTCATGGCTACGATAATGAGGCTATAGAAATGCATCCTTTCTTCTTCGCAAATGGTCCTGCATTTATGCCTAAGTGCAAACTCGAACCTTTTAATAATCTAGATTTATTTCCGCTATTTTGTAAAATACTCGATCTACAATGTCCCATAGGGAATGGTACTATATCACATCTAACCAAGTGCCTTAAGAAACATCAACAGGATATCACAGTGATCGCGTATCGACTGATAT TTGTAGCCACTACAATATCTATGACACTGGTAGTAATTATAGGAGCAATAATAATGTTCTATATGAGGAAACGGCGAGTAGGAGCAAAAAGTTACAG GAGATATTATCCGGTGGATGGgtaa
- the LOC126914600 gene encoding venom protease-like isoform X3 — protein sequence MRTKLLLLLSVPRPFNSSLFYFRTMSGFKMLYLCLALIVLLHALVHEASVEATSYGPLRPPHCGFSNVTHNRIVGGKPAKLGAWPWMVALGFRNYTNPEAGPEWHCGGSLISARHVLTAAHCAIRSDLYVVRIADLNLKRDDDGAHPIQMGFESKLIHPNYISGQHPHDIAILKLERDVTFSDYIRPICLPIEESLRNNNFVGYNAFVAGWGRLEFDGPYSDELMEVQVPVLSTAECQQAYAGVSDKVICAGYAEGGKDACTGDSGGPLMIPQNFTLYEIGVVSFGYLCGLPGYPGVYTRVTSYLDSFILPALK from the exons ATGCGAACTAAGCTTCTTTTATTGCTATCAGTTCCGCGTCCTTTCAATTCGTCACTGTTTTATTTTAGGACAATGTCGGGCTTCAAGATGCTGTATCTATGTTTGGCGTTAATTGTCCTCCTACATGCATTAGTTCACGAGGCGTCTGTTGAAG cAACCTCGTATGGGCCGTTGCGTCCACCACATTGTGGTTTCAGCAACGTTACACACAATAGGATTGTTGGTGGTAAACCAGCTAAACTTG GTGCTTGGCCATGGATGGTTGCATTAGGTTTTCGCAACTACACAAACCCAGAGGCGGGTCCGGAATGGCATTGCGGTGGTTCCCTGATATCGGCTAGGCATGTTTTGACCGCAGCACATTGTGCAATACGCAGTGATTTGTACGTGGTTCGTATCGCGGATTTAAATCTAAAACGAGATGACGATGGAGCGCATCCTATTCAAATGGGATTCGAATCTAAACTAATTCATCCTAATTATATTTCCGGACAACACCCCCATGATATCGCTATTCTTAAATTGGAGAGAGATGTAACATTTTCGG ACTACATACGTCCCATTTGTCTTCCCATAGAGGAGTCCCTTCGAAATAACAACTTCGTGGGCTATAATGCCTTTGTTGCTGGATGGGGAAGATTAGAATTTG ACGGACCATATAGTGATGAATTAATGGAAGTACAAGTGCCAGTACTTAGCACAGCCGAATGCCAACAGGCTTATGCCGGCGTTTCTGATAAAGTAATATGCGCCGGATACGCTGAGGGTGGAAAGGATGCTTGTACG GGTGACAGCGGAGGACCACTGATGATACCACAAAACTTCACCCTTTATGAAATAGGTGTTGTGTCTTTTGGTTATCTCTGCGGTTTACCTGGATATCCTGGCGTTTACACTAGGGTCACGTCCTATCTCGACAGCTTTATTCTCCCAGCGTTGAAATAA
- the LOC126914600 gene encoding venom protease-like isoform X2: MSGFKMLYLCLALIVLLHALVHEASVEATSYGPLRPPHCGFSNITHTRVVGGKPAKLGAWPWMVALGFRTSRRPKNDPDWKCGGSLISARHVLTAAHCAIHRSLYVVRIADLNLKRDDDGAHPIQMGLESKLIHPNYTFLEHHDDIAILKLERDVPFSDYIRPICLPIEESLRNNNFMGYNPFVAGWGRLKYNGPRSDVLMEVQVPVVSNAVCQKAYSDASDTVICAGYTEGGKDSCQGDSGGPLMIPQNFTLYEIGVVSFGYLCGLPGYPGVYTRVTSYLDSFILPALK; this comes from the exons ATGTCGGGCTTCAAGATGCTGTATCTATGTTTGGCGTTAATTGTCCTCCTACATGCATTAGTTCACGAGGCGTCTGTTGAAG cAACCTCGTATGGGCCCTTGCGTCCACCACACTGTGGTTTTAGCAATATTACGCATACCAGGGTGGTTGGTGGTAAACCAGCTAAACTTG GTGCTTGGCCATGGATGGTTGCATTAGGTTTTCGTACTTCTAGACGCCCAAAGAATGATCCAGACTGGAAGTGCGGAGGTTCCCTGATATCAGCTAGGCATGTTCTGACAGCAGCACATTGTGCAATACACCGTTCATTGTACGTGGTTCGTATCGCGGATTTAAATCTAAAACGAGATGACGACGGAGCGCATCCTATTCAAATGGGACTCGAATCCAAACTAATTCATCCTAATTATACTTTCCTGGAACACCATGATGATATAGCTATTCTTAAATTGGAGAGAGATGTACCATTTTCGG ACTACATACGTCCCATTTGTCTCCCTATAGAGGAGTCCCTTCGAAATAACAACTTCATGGGCTACAACCCCTTCGTTGCTGGATGGGGAAGATTAAAGTATA ACGGACCACGAAGTGATGTATTAATGGAAGTACAAGTGCCAGTGGTTAGCAACGCCGTATGCCAAAAGGCTTATAGCGACGCTTCTGATACAGTAATATGCGCCGGATACACTGAGGGTGGAAAGGATTCTTGTCAA GGTGACAGCGGAGGACCACTGATGATACCACAAAACTTCACCCTTTATGAAATAGGTGTTGTGTCTTTTGGTTATCTCTGCGGTTTACCTGGATATCCTGGCGTTTACACTAGGGTCACGTCCTATCTCGACAGCTTTATTCTCCCAGCGTTGAAATAA
- the LOC126914600 gene encoding venom protease-like isoform X1 produces MSGFKMLYLCLALIVLLHALVHEASVEATSYGPLRPPHCGFSNITHTRVVGGKPAKLGAWPWMVALGFRTSRRPKNDPDWKCGGSLISARHVLTAAHCAIHRSLYVVRIADLNLKRDDDGAHPIQMGLESKLIHPNYTFLEHHDDIAILKLERDVPFSDYIRPICLPIEESLRNNNFMGYNPFVAGWGRLKYNGPRSDVLMEVQVPVVSNAVCQKAYSDASDTVICAGYTEGGKDSCQGDSGGPLMIPQNFTFYEIGVVSFGYLCGLPGYPGVYTRVTSYLDSFILPALK; encoded by the exons ATGTCGGGCTTCAAGATGCTGTATCTATGTTTGGCGTTAATTGTCCTCCTACATGCATTAGTTCACGAGGCGTCTGTTGAAG cAACCTCGTATGGGCCCTTGCGTCCACCACACTGTGGTTTTAGCAATATTACGCATACCAGGGTGGTTGGTGGTAAACCAGCTAAACTTG GTGCTTGGCCATGGATGGTTGCATTAGGTTTTCGTACTTCTAGACGCCCAAAGAATGATCCAGACTGGAAGTGCGGAGGTTCCCTGATATCAGCTAGGCATGTTCTGACAGCAGCACATTGTGCAATACACCGTTCATTGTACGTGGTTCGTATCGCGGATTTAAATCTAAAACGAGATGACGACGGAGCGCATCCTATTCAAATGGGACTCGAATCCAAACTAATTCATCCTAATTATACTTTCCTGGAACACCATGATGATATAGCTATTCTTAAATTGGAGAGAGATGTACCATTTTCGG ACTACATACGTCCCATTTGTCTCCCTATAGAGGAGTCCCTTCGAAATAACAACTTCATGGGCTACAACCCCTTCGTTGCTGGATGGGGAAGATTAAAGTATA ACGGACCACGAAGTGATGTATTAATGGAAGTACAAGTGCCAGTGGTTAGCAACGCCGTATGCCAAAAGGCTTATAGCGACGCTTCTGATACAGTAATATGCGCCGGATACACTGAGGGTGGAAAGGATTCTTGTCAA GGTGACAGCGGAGGACCACTGATGATACCACAAAACTTCACCTTTTATGAAATAG GTGTTGTGTCTTTTGGTTATCTCTGCGGTTTACCTGGATATCCTGGCGTTTACACTAGGGTCACGTCCTATCTCGACAGCTTTATTCTCCCAGCGTTGAAATAA